The proteins below come from a single Gimesia alba genomic window:
- a CDS encoding DUF1559 family PulG-like putative transporter — MRSKNVHKKRGFTLIELLVVIAIIAILIALLLPAVQQAREAARRSTCKNSLKQMGIALHNYHDTHRTFPPGAVFYGTGSAPANGRSADWGTTWVVQILPFMDQAPLYNKYNMSLKARSANASAADSPLRTKLTLLRCPSQPGVDRFLLTQDFTGFSKITYAGSVGSGSTLDIADFNDNSRRGIFSAIAQNGAKIRDITDGTTNVIMASEIVTGTNTGDDKGAWGWCTGALFSGTNENGVLTPNTSLVTDRTPYASNNTSDKNYNRRNNPDDTNAGSGQAARSFHVGGVHALLGDGAVRFISENIDQTTYLNLLAIGDGNVIGEF; from the coding sequence ATGCGATCGAAGAACGTACACAAAAAAAGAGGTTTTACGCTGATCGAATTGCTGGTGGTGATTGCCATCATTGCGATTCTGATTGCACTGTTACTGCCGGCCGTGCAGCAGGCACGTGAAGCCGCCCGTCGCAGCACCTGTAAAAACAGTCTAAAGCAGATGGGGATAGCATTACACAACTACCACGATACGCACCGCACGTTTCCTCCGGGAGCTGTCTTCTATGGAACTGGTTCTGCTCCTGCCAACGGGCGTTCTGCAGACTGGGGAACCACCTGGGTTGTACAAATTCTGCCCTTTATGGACCAGGCCCCGTTGTACAACAAATATAATATGTCGTTAAAAGCACGGAGTGCCAATGCAAGTGCTGCTGACAGTCCCTTGCGTACCAAACTCACGCTTTTGCGTTGCCCCTCTCAGCCAGGGGTGGACCGATTTTTGTTGACTCAGGACTTCACCGGGTTTTCAAAAATCACCTATGCCGGTTCTGTCGGCTCAGGTTCAACACTGGATATTGCTGACTTCAACGATAACTCCCGTCGTGGGATCTTCAGTGCGATCGCACAAAACGGTGCAAAAATTCGTGATATCACCGACGGAACGACGAATGTGATTATGGCGAGTGAAATCGTAACCGGTACCAATACCGGCGATGACAAGGGAGCCTGGGGCTGGTGTACCGGGGCATTGTTTAGCGGAACCAACGAAAACGGTGTGTTGACTCCCAATACCAGTCTGGTGACCGACCGGACTCCTTATGCGTCCAATAATACTTCAGACAAGAACTATAATCGACGCAACAATCCGGATGACACCAATGCAGGATCAGGTCAGGCAGCACGTAGTTTCCACGTAGGCGGCGTGCATGCATTACTGGGTGATGGTGCTGTCCGATTCATCTCTGAAAATATTGATCAGACCACCTATCTGAATCTACTGGCAATTGGTGATGGAAACGTGATTGGCGAGTTCTAA
- a CDS encoding neutral/alkaline non-lysosomal ceramidase N-terminal domain-containing protein, translating to MNRVSKPKSTPVFSRCFLAAFSLLVIGLCGLTDRTVDAAETWKAGLAKAVITPETGVWLAGYGSKRAPDAKLHDIWMKALALEDNNGNRAVLISSDFQGVPKSMSDRVFAQIKNKYGLERKQIMFTFSHNHCGPRLGDDLYDYYPTTPQQDQLVAEYTDLMVVKTVEMIGQSLASLSPARLQRGTGHTTFAVNRRNNREADIPNLLKSGKALVGPVDHAVPVMTVTRPDGKLDAVLFGYACHPTTLSFTKICGDYPGFAQLELEKNHPGVTAMFVNTCGGDQNPLPRRKVELCEKYGHMLAVAVEKVLKKPLEPISPGLKTAFEYVELPYLKVVTRADLEADTKSGSAIKKRWAARLLKKLDQGETFPAAYPYPIHAWRLGTEMLMIGMGAETVVDYSLRFKREFGPGTWVCGYADDMISYIPSKRVWLEGGYEGGSNLYEYGRPAYRWGPDTEDLISASVHKLVKQVDPQAD from the coding sequence ATGAACCGGGTCTCGAAACCAAAATCTACTCCTGTTTTTTCTCGCTGTTTTTTAGCCGCTTTCAGTCTGCTTGTAATTGGCCTGTGTGGATTGACGGACAGAACAGTCGATGCCGCTGAGACCTGGAAAGCGGGGCTTGCCAAAGCAGTGATCACCCCGGAAACCGGAGTCTGGCTGGCCGGCTACGGATCGAAACGGGCACCCGACGCGAAGCTGCACGACATCTGGATGAAAGCACTCGCGCTGGAAGACAACAACGGAAATCGCGCCGTGCTGATCTCCAGCGATTTTCAAGGCGTTCCCAAAAGTATGAGCGACCGGGTCTTCGCACAGATCAAAAACAAATATGGACTCGAACGGAAACAGATCATGTTTACGTTCTCGCACAACCACTGTGGTCCCCGGCTGGGTGACGATCTCTACGACTACTATCCCACCACTCCCCAGCAAGACCAACTCGTCGCAGAATATACCGACCTCATGGTTGTCAAAACCGTGGAGATGATTGGCCAGTCTCTCGCAAGCCTGTCCCCTGCTCGTCTGCAGAGGGGAACCGGCCATACCACGTTCGCCGTCAATCGTCGCAATAACCGGGAAGCGGATATCCCTAATCTCCTCAAATCAGGAAAAGCACTGGTCGGCCCCGTAGATCACGCGGTTCCCGTCATGACCGTCACGCGTCCTGACGGAAAACTCGACGCCGTCCTGTTTGGTTATGCCTGCCACCCGACGACCCTCAGTTTTACCAAGATCTGCGGCGATTATCCCGGCTTCGCCCAGTTGGAACTCGAAAAGAATCATCCCGGTGTCACCGCCATGTTCGTTAACACCTGCGGCGGAGATCAGAATCCGCTCCCGCGCAGAAAAGTCGAACTCTGTGAAAAATATGGTCACATGCTGGCGGTCGCCGTCGAAAAAGTTCTGAAGAAACCACTTGAGCCGATCTCTCCCGGTTTGAAAACTGCATTTGAGTATGTCGAACTCCCTTATCTGAAAGTCGTCACCCGCGCTGATCTGGAAGCCGACACCAAAAGCGGCAGTGCCATCAAAAAACGCTGGGCAGCGCGCTTACTGAAAAAACTGGACCAGGGCGAAACCTTTCCCGCCGCTTATCCTTATCCGATCCATGCCTGGCGGCTCGGCACGGAAATGCTGATGATTGGGATGGGCGCAGAAACCGTGGTCGATTACTCGCTCCGCTTCAAACGCGAATTCGGACCGGGCACCTGGGTCTGCGGCTACGCAGACGACATGATCTCCTACATCCCTTCCAAACGCGTCTGGCTGGAAGGAGGCTACGAAGGGGGTTCGAATCTGTATGAATACGG
- a CDS encoding FadR/GntR family transcriptional regulator, which produces MTLIDKEPTNTLALDLSERIRHRIQSAEFTDGDFFLTEAELAEEYNVSRRIAREAVNRLCALGLLEGRKRKGLLVRHPDPIEVWANCLPSLARSPEKLADLAHFRYALEVGAIELAIKNASEEQITQLAALAEEFKQAARIPEDRKHRIEIERQFHGLILKMSGSTLIADMQKLLATLFENSYPARESPVLEDDVNERIIWQHFELVSAIQDRDVERARSVMRSHLKYLLISPPETN; this is translated from the coding sequence ATGACACTTATAGACAAAGAACCGACAAATACGCTGGCCCTGGATCTGTCTGAACGCATTCGGCATCGGATCCAGTCCGCCGAATTTACCGATGGCGATTTCTTCCTCACTGAAGCAGAACTGGCCGAAGAATACAATGTCTCGCGGCGGATTGCCCGTGAAGCCGTCAATCGGCTGTGCGCGTTGGGGCTGCTCGAAGGTCGCAAACGAAAAGGGCTCCTCGTCCGCCATCCTGACCCGATTGAGGTCTGGGCAAATTGTCTGCCTTCGCTGGCCCGGTCACCGGAAAAACTGGCCGACCTGGCTCACTTTCGCTATGCCCTCGAAGTCGGTGCCATTGAACTGGCGATCAAAAATGCCAGCGAGGAACAGATCACTCAACTGGCGGCACTCGCCGAAGAATTCAAACAGGCGGCCCGCATCCCCGAAGATCGCAAACATCGGATTGAAATCGAACGCCAGTTTCATGGGTTGATTCTAAAGATGTCGGGCTCAACGTTAATCGCCGATATGCAGAAACTGCTGGCAACCCTGTTTGAAAATTCGTATCCCGCCCGGGAATCGCCCGTGCTGGAAGACGACGTTAATGAGCGCATCATCTGGCAGCACTTTGAACTGGTCAGCGCCATTCAGGATCGCGACGTCGAACGTGCCCGCTCCGTGATGCGGTCTCACTTGAAATATCTATTAATCTCTCCACCGGAAACCAACTGA
- a CDS encoding outer membrane protein assembly factor BamB family protein, whose product MKTLPAFLFLFALYFFPCTTQADWPQYRGDAARSGFTEDPLPTRMELQWTYRTKQIPMPAWPTHTRIKFDEVFQPIIVNQTVLFGSSTDDQLYALDLKTGVLKWKFFTEGPIRFAPAAWKDRVFVASDDGNLYALSIKDGSLLWKKQGGPKRKFIMGNDRLISHWPGRGGPVVVGDQVYFAAGVWPSDGVYLYALNAETGEVIWSNQDSGQLLMNQPHGGASAKSGVSSQGYLAASADQIFMPTGRAVPAAFERTTGKFQYYHLQKNQQRGGSDVMLADRFFCNAGCLFDQKTGDLSQQPGTGPMAATPRGILRGSGPSLVYSEWSDQKTRDRKGTPISVRQLKEKRLIPLDYTITDVIIAGSDAYCGSHNKVTGVDYKAQANTWWSHEIEGTVRGLAAAEECLVASTDQGVICCFANAKPPEATQNAPEKPVIVSPLYQQAAKAITNKTDVKTGICVDLGAENANLALALARQSEFQIYLVMPDKAKANEAHEMLADAGVYGSRVAVHVADPEHVPYSKNFANLVICSASLEREMSPALLQEARRIQRPYGGQLCWGPVEKLEVETKADLQGAGSWTHQYSNSTNTVNSDDEIVKGPLRMYWYRDVDFQIPNRHGQGPAPLVNRGVMVVGGLHGLCGLDAYNGHTLWKYQLKNNLIDMNGIHHDVSTAEVGSNFCLGGDYAFVCKDSFCHQIELKTGKLVRKISTPVSRDDPNQNWGYLGYHQGVIYGTVSNDAHYTSPRYKGLKLRNESVLFFAVDANTGNVLWTYQPEYSIRNNAITIGDNSVYLVDREIAKADHIKEARRNGRPNPPLPEDVHRKGKLKAFQAKTGKDLWEDDQDVFGTQLAVSEDHEILLMFYQGIRHKFFRLPSEVGGRMAAIDAKTGKRIWDIKAEYQSHPVINGDKIYAQGGAWNLKTGTPLDFKFDRSYGCGQISASKHMMVFRSATLGYVDLTRKAGVENFGGIRLGCYINAIPAGGLVLVPDGSSQCNCSYQMQAWFALEGSE is encoded by the coding sequence ATGAAAACCCTGCCGGCTTTTCTTTTCCTGTTTGCTCTTTATTTCTTCCCCTGCACGACCCAGGCCGACTGGCCGCAATATCGGGGCGATGCAGCCCGCAGCGGCTTTACTGAAGATCCCCTGCCCACACGGATGGAGCTGCAGTGGACGTATCGCACCAAACAAATACCAATGCCTGCCTGGCCCACACACACGCGTATCAAATTCGACGAAGTCTTTCAGCCGATCATTGTGAATCAGACGGTGCTATTTGGCAGTTCGACCGACGACCAACTCTATGCACTCGATTTGAAAACGGGCGTCCTCAAATGGAAGTTTTTCACTGAAGGCCCGATCCGTTTTGCACCGGCTGCTTGGAAGGACCGCGTATTTGTCGCCAGCGATGACGGCAACCTCTATGCATTATCGATCAAAGACGGTTCCCTGCTCTGGAAAAAACAGGGCGGACCAAAACGGAAATTCATCATGGGCAACGATCGATTGATCTCACACTGGCCGGGTCGAGGCGGCCCGGTCGTCGTGGGCGACCAGGTTTATTTCGCCGCCGGTGTCTGGCCTTCGGATGGCGTTTATCTGTATGCCCTCAATGCGGAAACCGGAGAGGTCATCTGGAGCAATCAGGACTCGGGACAGTTACTCATGAATCAGCCGCATGGCGGTGCGAGTGCGAAAAGCGGCGTCTCGTCGCAGGGTTATCTGGCTGCCAGTGCAGACCAGATTTTCATGCCCACAGGGCGCGCAGTTCCCGCGGCCTTCGAACGCACGACCGGCAAATTTCAATATTATCATCTGCAGAAAAACCAGCAGCGCGGCGGTTCCGATGTGATGCTCGCCGATCGTTTTTTCTGTAACGCCGGTTGCCTGTTTGATCAGAAAACGGGTGACTTGTCACAACAACCGGGAACCGGACCGATGGCTGCAACACCCCGGGGCATTCTACGCGGCAGTGGTCCGTCACTGGTTTACAGTGAATGGTCAGACCAGAAAACCCGCGACCGCAAAGGCACGCCGATATCGGTCCGACAGCTCAAAGAGAAACGACTGATCCCGCTGGATTATACGATCACCGATGTGATCATTGCCGGTAGCGATGCGTACTGCGGTTCTCACAACAAAGTCACCGGCGTCGATTATAAAGCGCAAGCCAACACCTGGTGGTCACACGAAATTGAAGGCACCGTTCGCGGACTGGCGGCCGCCGAGGAATGTCTCGTCGCCAGCACCGACCAGGGCGTGATCTGCTGCTTTGCGAATGCGAAACCACCGGAAGCAACTCAAAACGCCCCAGAAAAACCGGTCATTGTCAGTCCACTTTATCAACAGGCGGCAAAAGCCATCACTAATAAGACTGATGTCAAAACAGGGATCTGCGTCGACCTGGGAGCCGAGAATGCGAATCTGGCACTCGCACTGGCCCGGCAGTCAGAGTTTCAGATTTATCTGGTCATGCCAGATAAAGCCAAAGCCAATGAAGCACACGAAATGTTAGCTGATGCCGGCGTGTATGGTTCACGTGTCGCCGTGCATGTTGCGGATCCGGAGCACGTTCCCTATTCGAAGAACTTTGCGAATCTGGTGATCTGTTCGGCGTCGCTGGAGCGAGAAATGAGTCCGGCTCTGTTACAGGAAGCCCGCCGGATTCAGCGTCCGTACGGCGGTCAGCTCTGCTGGGGACCTGTTGAAAAGTTAGAGGTGGAAACCAAGGCCGACCTGCAAGGGGCAGGCAGCTGGACGCACCAGTATTCCAATTCGACCAACACGGTCAACTCGGATGACGAAATCGTCAAAGGACCGCTCCGCATGTACTGGTATCGCGATGTTGATTTTCAGATCCCCAATCGTCACGGCCAGGGTCCCGCGCCGCTGGTCAATCGGGGCGTGATGGTCGTCGGCGGCCTGCATGGTTTGTGTGGGCTCGACGCCTACAACGGACATACCCTCTGGAAATACCAACTCAAAAATAATCTCATCGACATGAATGGCATTCACCATGATGTCAGCACAGCAGAAGTCGGCAGTAACTTCTGTTTGGGCGGTGACTACGCCTTTGTCTGTAAAGATTCATTCTGCCATCAAATCGAATTGAAAACCGGCAAGCTGGTGCGAAAGATTTCGACGCCGGTCAGCCGCGACGATCCGAATCAGAACTGGGGTTATCTCGGTTATCATCAGGGTGTGATTTATGGCACCGTCAGCAACGACGCACATTACACCAGCCCGCGCTACAAAGGACTCAAGCTGCGGAATGAATCGGTGCTGTTTTTCGCCGTCGATGCCAACACGGGCAATGTGCTCTGGACCTATCAACCTGAATACTCCATCCGCAATAACGCGATTACGATTGGCGACAACAGCGTCTATCTTGTTGACCGCGAAATCGCCAAAGCCGATCACATCAAAGAAGCCAGACGGAACGGCCGTCCCAATCCCCCACTGCCGGAAGATGTGCATCGCAAAGGCAAGCTGAAAGCCTTCCAGGCCAAAACGGGCAAAGATCTCTGGGAAGACGATCAAGACGTCTTCGGCACCCAGCTCGCGGTTTCCGAAGATCACGAAATCCTGCTGATGTTCTATCAGGGCATCCGGCACAAATTCTTCAGACTCCCTTCTGAAGTCGGCGGACGCATGGCGGCCATCGATGCAAAAACAGGCAAACGGATCTGGGATATCAAAGCCGAATATCAGTCACATCCTGTGATCAACGGCGACAAGATCTATGCCCAAGGGGGCGCCTGGAACTTGAAGACGGGGACTCCCCTCGATTTCAAATTCGATCGTTCCTATGGCTGCGGACAGATCTCCGCCAGCAAACACATGATGGTCTTCCGCTCGGCTACCCTCGGATATGTGGACCTGACCCGTAAGGCAGGCGTCGAAAACTTTGGTGGCATCCGCCTGGGGTGCTACATCAACGCCATCCCCGCCGGCGGTCTGGTGCTCGTTCCTGATGGATCATCGCAGTGCAACTGCTCTTACCAGATGCAGGCCTGGTTTGCACTGGAAGGTAGCGAATGA
- a CDS encoding sialidase family protein, with protein sequence MPLNQLETGILFRNEKPHVKSVHAYFPSVAVLADGTLVSTYVLGEAFEATNLQVHWSRSHDQGQTWDHQGQLNPPTTDRVTSTFGRVATTPNGELIANLIRYDRSTHVDEGLSNPETLGLVPAELLLMRSRDQGETWNEPETITPPLVGPEFEMCSPITVLNDGRWLWPTSTWRDWDGNLPNGNRMVALVSKDQGASWPEYLDIMYSVDDQLIFWESKVIELPNDRLLAVAWCYNEGANADRPNHYAFSDDGGASWSAPTSTQIAGQTLTPCLLDDGSLLNVYRRLDQPGLWACHSRLNAQGEWSNLDQWPLWGHQSLDGTTKTVENMSANFAALKFGAPHIARLSDGSLFVTFWCYEQNVSLIRWFKFDVD encoded by the coding sequence ATGCCACTCAACCAACTGGAAACCGGCATCCTGTTTCGCAACGAGAAGCCGCACGTCAAGAGTGTGCATGCTTACTTTCCTTCGGTCGCCGTCTTAGCCGACGGAACACTAGTCAGCACGTATGTACTGGGCGAAGCGTTTGAAGCGACCAACCTTCAGGTACACTGGTCGCGGTCTCACGATCAGGGGCAAACGTGGGACCATCAGGGACAACTCAATCCACCGACAACGGACCGCGTGACGTCGACCTTCGGACGCGTTGCCACAACGCCGAACGGCGAACTCATCGCGAACCTGATTCGTTACGACCGCAGCACACACGTTGATGAAGGACTCAGTAATCCTGAGACGCTGGGACTGGTACCGGCGGAACTGCTGTTGATGCGTTCCCGCGATCAGGGAGAGACATGGAACGAACCGGAAACGATCACGCCTCCGCTGGTCGGTCCCGAATTTGAAATGTGCAGTCCGATCACGGTGCTGAATGATGGACGCTGGCTCTGGCCGACTTCGACCTGGCGCGACTGGGACGGAAATTTACCAAACGGCAACCGGATGGTGGCCCTCGTTTCAAAAGATCAAGGGGCGAGCTGGCCTGAATACCTCGATATCATGTATAGCGTCGACGACCAGTTGATCTTCTGGGAATCGAAGGTGATTGAATTACCCAACGACCGCCTGCTAGCGGTTGCCTGGTGTTATAATGAAGGTGCGAATGCAGATCGCCCCAATCATTATGCCTTCAGCGATGATGGCGGGGCTTCGTGGTCAGCTCCCACTTCCACGCAAATAGCAGGCCAGACGTTGACGCCCTGTCTACTCGACGACGGCAGTCTGCTTAACGTTTATCGGCGGCTGGATCAACCCGGGCTCTGGGCCTGCCATTCCCGACTCAACGCACAGGGAGAATGGAGTAATCTCGACCAATGGCCTCTCTGGGGACATCAGTCGCTGGATGGAACAACAAAAACGGTCGAAAACATGTCTGCCAACTTTGCTGCCCTCAAATTTGGTGCCCCGCACATCGCCCGTCTGTCTGATGGCAGTCTGTTCGTCACGTTCTGGTGCTACGAACAGAACGTGAGCCTGATTCGCTGGTTCAAATTCGACGTTGATTGA
- a CDS encoding ATP-binding protein, producing the protein MTKSNHALLKLEKLTEQLEQSVVSKLHQALSEVSAQIIETYRREDESLPPIEAISNATLAISDLQTTIADIKQTLVNLRNRFDENRQKSREFTDTQANALVNSAQIINELEETRERLKNAHRAAEAATHAKSIFLANMSHEIRTPMTAILGFSEILQNEEISETDRSKAAQTIQRNGHYLLDIINDILDLSKIESGRIDLEKRKLNPVHILLDVQTLLEDRAKENQNELHLELHGEVPAVIQTDPTRLKQALVNLTGNAIKFTSNGTIRIRIEYHPQSQLLCFQISDTGMGISDAEMHHIFQPFGQADSSTSRKHGGTGLGLTITKRIAELLGGNVSLKSEYGKGSEFTLSIAASIPPDTPMLTSIDDSSAPRSTPLEYSVNSPVKGRILLVEDGPDNQRLIRFILNKAGAEVTIAKNGVEGIKLALAAKESDDPFDLILMDMQMPVMDGYEATQTLRELGYTGQIVALTAHAMKGDDQRCLTAGCDAYLSKPIDRNVFIPEIAARIGQASNNHNDSSKQTA; encoded by the coding sequence ATGACCAAATCAAATCACGCGCTTCTCAAGCTGGAAAAACTGACCGAACAACTTGAGCAGTCAGTTGTCTCAAAATTACATCAGGCGCTCTCTGAGGTCAGTGCGCAAATCATCGAAACATACCGAAGAGAAGACGAATCGCTCCCGCCCATTGAAGCAATTTCCAATGCCACACTGGCAATAAGTGATCTGCAAACGACAATCGCTGATATCAAACAGACACTGGTCAATCTTCGCAATAGATTTGACGAAAACCGGCAAAAAAGCCGGGAGTTTACTGATACTCAGGCGAATGCACTTGTCAACTCGGCGCAAATCATTAATGAACTGGAGGAAACCCGGGAGCGCTTGAAGAATGCCCATAGAGCTGCAGAGGCTGCCACACATGCCAAGAGTATTTTCCTGGCAAATATGAGCCACGAAATTCGCACGCCGATGACGGCCATTCTGGGCTTCAGCGAGATTCTGCAGAATGAAGAGATTTCCGAAACAGACCGGTCAAAAGCGGCTCAGACAATACAGCGCAACGGGCACTATTTACTGGATATCATCAACGATATCCTGGATCTTTCCAAAATTGAATCCGGAAGAATCGACCTGGAAAAACGAAAACTCAATCCAGTCCATATATTACTTGATGTCCAAACGCTGCTGGAGGACCGCGCCAAAGAAAATCAGAACGAACTACACCTGGAACTCCACGGTGAAGTACCTGCTGTGATCCAGACTGATCCAACGCGTCTGAAACAGGCACTCGTTAATCTTACTGGAAACGCGATCAAATTCACCAGCAATGGTACAATTCGAATCAGAATCGAATATCATCCCCAGAGTCAATTGCTCTGTTTTCAAATCAGCGATACAGGCATGGGTATTTCTGATGCTGAAATGCACCACATTTTTCAACCCTTTGGTCAGGCAGATTCTTCGACCTCACGCAAGCACGGTGGAACAGGGTTGGGATTAACCATCACCAAACGGATTGCGGAACTGCTCGGGGGTAACGTAAGCCTCAAAAGTGAATATGGCAAAGGCAGTGAGTTCACGCTGAGCATTGCAGCCTCAATCCCCCCCGACACCCCCATGCTGACTTCCATCGATGACTCATCGGCCCCCCGATCAACGCCACTGGAATATTCCGTCAATAGTCCGGTTAAAGGTCGAATTCTGCTGGTGGAAGATGGGCCAGACAATCAGCGTTTGATCAGATTTATTTTAAATAAAGCGGGTGCCGAAGTCACCATTGCCAAAAATGGTGTCGAAGGTATTAAACTCGCGCTGGCCGCGAAGGAATCGGATGACCCGTTCGATCTGATTTTGATGGATATGCAAATGCCCGTCATGGATGGTTATGAAGCAACCCAGACACTTCGTGAACTCGGATACACAGGACAAATCGTCGCATTAACCGCGCATGCAATGAAAGGTGATGACCAACGCTGCCTGACGGCAGGCTGTGATGCCTACTTATCCAAACCCATCGACCGCAATGTTTTCATTCCTGAAATCGCCGCCCGGATCGGACAAGCCTCAAACAACCACAATGATAGTAGCAAACAGACTGCTTAA
- a CDS encoding EF-hand domain-containing protein yields MKFFIAFVAIAGLVTTGISSQKSRSDRNCGRPGSPPPDPILSLFDTDQNGEISAQELEQSEAVLKKLDWDKDGKLTREELPRPPRPEEERGHGPHHERGHRPEHERGRRPEHDRGHGHRPDHQRGHEQGRRPGDDHHRRPERGRPPRPAPHPGEDRFEGPERPPVSPNAPAGTVLFNGGYETDPRDHGRPVALIAAALGVEAQVFRDAFSNVKPAQNGHPTEARARANKKVLLDALGKHGITNERLDEVSNYYRYQPGRGNLWKHTPASATAIIKDGKVTEIKILNPGAGYLTPPTVTIAGYPDLRLTATLSFGKNLNTNGTIRSLTIED; encoded by the coding sequence ATGAAGTTTTTTATTGCCTTTGTTGCCATCGCTGGTTTAGTCACCACTGGTATCTCATCTCAAAAATCACGTAGTGACCGGAATTGCGGTCGTCCGGGTTCCCCGCCTCCCGATCCAATCCTGAGTTTATTTGATACCGATCAGAATGGCGAGATTTCTGCTCAGGAACTCGAACAGTCGGAAGCAGTTCTGAAAAAACTGGATTGGGACAAGGACGGAAAATTGACGCGTGAGGAACTGCCACGCCCCCCGCGCCCTGAAGAGGAACGGGGGCACGGTCCACATCACGAACGAGGTCACAGACCAGAACACGAGCGAGGACGCAGGCCAGAACACGACCGTGGACATGGTCATCGACCAGATCATCAACGAGGACACGAACAGGGGCGGAGACCAGGAGACGACCATCACCGCCGTCCAGAACGAGGTCGCCCGCCACGTCCCGCACCACATCCTGGTGAAGATCGATTCGAAGGTCCCGAACGACCTCCCGTTTCCCCAAATGCCCCTGCAGGCACTGTATTGTTCAACGGCGGATACGAAACCGATCCCCGCGATCACGGGCGACCAGTGGCCCTCATCGCTGCAGCGCTGGGTGTCGAAGCACAAGTTTTTCGAGATGCCTTCAGCAATGTGAAACCGGCACAAAACGGACATCCCACTGAAGCCAGAGCCCGTGCGAATAAAAAAGTGCTGCTGGACGCATTGGGCAAACACGGCATCACCAACGAACGGCTGGATGAAGTCTCGAATTATTACCGCTACCAGCCTGGAAGAGGGAATCTCTGGAAGCACACTCCTGCCAGCGCGACAGCCATCATCAAAGACGGAAAGGTAACCGAAATCAAGATTCTCAATCCAGGTGCTGGATATTTAACTCCGCCCACGGTAACGATCGCCGGTTATCCTGACCTGCGTCTCACAGCCACACTCTCGTTCGGCAAAAATCTCAACACGAACGGCACGATTCGATCTCTTACAATTGAAGACTGA